GCCGCGACCGAGGTCAGGATCGACTCCTCCAGCGTCAGGCTGCCGCCCGAGGTCGCGGTCATATAGCAGCCGAAGCGGTCTTTCGTCGCGGTGGCGACGCCCTCGCGCGCTTGCATCAGGCAGTGCCGCAGCAGCACGGTCGTCTGGTCACGCCCCTGCCAGCATCCCCGCTCCAACTCGGCCGAAAGCTCAGGATGCGGACGGAAATCGCGCAGGAACCCGCCCCGGCGGATGTAGCCTTTGTCCTCCGCATCACGGTCCGCCGAGAACCACGGGCCGAGGTCGAACCACTCCGGCTCACCAAAGGTGTTGTGGTCCTGGCCCAGCACCCGCCACAACTGTGCCGGGCTGCTGGCTCCCGGGGCCACCACACCCATTCCCACCACAGCGACGGCCCGCTCGTGCCCCGCCCGAGCCCGGCCCGGGGGACTGTGTCCAGTGAACTCTTCGGTCACGGCGTGAGCTCCTTATACGCGAAGTTCTCAGCAGAGCGGGTCAGGCACCGGTCTGGTCCGGACGTGGTGCCAGCAGGTAGATCAGATCGACCAGTTTCGGCAATGTGCTGAAATCCCGGACCCGGATATCGGAGGTCGGTGTCGGCAGGTCGTAGCGATCCAGCACCTTGACCAGCAGCTCGGTCTTGCGTACCGACGTGATGCCCAGATCGGCCTCGAAATGGGCGTCGTCGGTGAATACGTCCTCGGGGTAGCCGAGGGCGCCGGAGAACAGCTGGCGAAGTTCGGTGGTGAGCTGCGGGCGTGCCGGAACAGCCGGTCCGGCGCCGTTGCCGGACGGGACCGGCGGCTGGTCCGGCGCCGTCGTCACGGTGTCCTCGGAGTCCGCCGAGGTCGCGGGCGGCCGCTCCGCCGGGGCGGGGCCGGTGTGCCGCCGCGGCGGCACGACCGCGGCCGGGTTGCGCACTGCTGTCAGCAGATCGTCCAGTCCCACAGGCTCACGCAACGCGGCGCTGATCCTGACCCCGGCCGGTAGCGACTGCGCGGCCAGGTCCGTCAGCACCGACCTGGCCCCCACCTCCAGGAACCAGTCCACCTCCGCGGAGCCGTACAGGGCCCGGATCGCCTCGGCGAAATACACCGGCCCGGTGAGCTGACCGACGATGAGTTCGCGCACATCGGCGGCATGGGTGAGATAACGGCGGAGAATGGGTGAGTACACCGCTAACCGCGGAGCATTGAGCTGATAGCTACTGGTGGTTTCGGCGAGCCTGCGGGCCGCCGCGGCCAGCAGCGGGCTGTGGTGCGGATGGGGCACGGGCAATCGAGTGGCCTGCACGCCCACGACGCGAGCCAGCTTCTCCACGACCGCCAGACCGTGCTCACGGCCGGCCAGCACCGTCTGCCGCGGAGCGTTGACCAACGCCACACTCAATGTCCAGTCCCCGATCGCGCGGCGCAGACAGTCCGCACGCTCAGCGCCGGCCCCCACCGCGACCAGCCCGCCGCCGGAGTCTGCTTCGGACAGTGCCGCCTCTCGCTCGCAAAGCACCCTGGTCGCGTCATAAGGGGTGAGACAGCCGGCCGCGGCCAACGCCGTCATCTCGCCGGTGCTCTGGCCCAGCACCACGTCCCCCTCGAACCCCTCGGCCCGCAACACCGCGTGCACGCTCAGGCCGATCCCGAAGGCAGCCAGGTGCAGCCGGGTCGGGGTCCGCGCGAGATCCTCGATCTCCGGGCCGTCCGGATCGGTCAGCAGCTCGGTCAGCGCTGGGTGGCCGTACTCCCGCGCCGCCTCGTCGAGAGGTGCCAGCGTCTGCGACACCGCCGGATGATCCGCGGCGAGCTTGGCCAGCGCTCCGGGGGCGTACCCGCCCAGGCCCGGAAACAGAACCGCGGTACGTGAGGTCATCACAATGCTCCCAACAGAAATGTCACGATCGACCGGATGAACGAGCGGAACCCTCAGGCAACCAGCGCACGGGAGGTGTCGGCCCCGAGTTCACGGGTCGCGTCCAGGAACTCCTGCGGCCACGGGCCCGGCGAGAATACGTTTCCCTGTCTACGTGCGCTCATCCAGACCTGTTCGCCCTTGGCGGCGAGCACCTCACCGGTTTCCGTCGCGCGATAGTACTCGAACACCCCTTGCGCGAACTGCATCCGAACCCAGGGAACCGTGATACGGACGAGAACCCGATCGGCGAACCAGATCTCGTTGAAGTACTGGCAGGAACAGGAGTGCGTGACCATCGTGGTATCTCCGCCGAGCGTCTCCATGTAATTACGAATCCGTTCGATACCGAACAATTCGCGGTACTGTCCCTGCCAGTCGATCAGCTTGGAGAAGTACACAAATCCGACGGAGCTGGTCTCACCCATGGTGACAGTGTGGCTGAACTCGAGTTCGACAAGCCCGTCCGGCCTCGTGCGTAAACCGTAGCTGCGGGCTGCCTGGGCCTCTCTCGCGCCATTGCCCGTCGTGGCCGCCAGGTTCACGGCCGAGGACAGTCCCGCAGTGGTGGGTGAATGTTTCATTCGGCGACCCTGGTCCGGTATATCCAATGGAACACTGGCAAAGATCCTCCCTCGTGCTCACGATGGACACCCGAGAACTCATAGTGTTCCCAGCCGGACCGATGCGGGACCTTCACCTGGGAATCCAGTCCACAATCGCTGAGATACTCTGGCGAGACGTCTTCCGGACCACCTTCGAGAAGGACCCTGAGCTGACCCGGTGCTGTCCATTCTGTCCATGCCATGACCGACTCCGGTTGTCCCGATGACCCCTCGGCTCCAAGGCCTGCCACGGTAACGGATCGTCGAGCGCGGGCCAGTGGTTCACCATGGTCATCGTTGCTAGACGGCTGCGGATGCTGACACCGAAGCTAGGCCGCCGTGGAGCCGACCTCAATAGGGTGGTCCACCGTGTGGACCGTGGTTCACCCCGTGGACCGACGCTTTGGCTCCGCCTATAGTGCGGTGTAGCGTCCATGCACGTCGGGCAGACACAGGATTTCTGTGATCAATATACTTCGCCGATTACGACTGCCGACAACGCGCATGGCGAAATATCGTGCTCTCCGCCGCATAATGACAATCTTCACCACCGATGCCGCGTCAACAGAGAAGGGAGCGGTCCGGTTCATGAGGGCCTTAGGAAAACACTCCCCGTTTTGGTCCACCCGTACCAGCGATAGAACCACGCGGCCGGCAGAGAACGGGGCGGTACCACGGCTGCCGTATCCCGACGGCTGGTTCGCCGTGGCCTTCCGTGACGAACTGCCGCCCGGGCGGGTACTGGCCCGGCGTTTCCTCGGCGAAGATGTCGTGCTCTACCGCACCCGCACCGGGTTGCTTCGAGCCGTGCGCCCCTTCTGCCCGCATCTGGGAGCCCACCTCGCCCACGGCGGCAGAATCGAGGGTGACGACATCGTCTGCCCGTTCCACGGCTTCGCCTTCGACCCATCCGGAACCTGCGTGCGGACCGGATGCGGCGCACCACCACCGCCCAACGCCCAGCTGACAACATGGGAGGTGCGCGAGATCGACAGTGTCATCCTCCTTTGGCACCACGCTCAAGGACACCCCCCTGACTGGGAAGTCCCCGCCACACCGGCGGAGGGCCTGTGCGCCCCCCGGCACGTCGTCCACACGCTCAACGACCATCCCCAGGACATTCTGGAAAACGGTATCGACCTCGGCCACTTTCCCCCCGTGCACAATATCGCAGGCGATAACCTGCGCACCCGATACACGGGCAACGAAATGGTGATCAACCTCGACATCAACCCGGTCGAAGGCGGACACGTCGGACTCTTCGGCGCGCTCGGCGCGACGCTGGAGATGCGACTGTACGGCGTCGGGTTCGCGATCGCACGAACCTACATTCCGAAGCTTCGAGCACGCGCCCAGCTCTGGATGCTGCCCACACCGATCGATCCGCTGCACATCGAGCTGAGGATCGCGGGCCGGATCGAGCAAGTTCTCGATCGCAGGCCGCCGGCACCCGTGGCCAGACTGCTCAGCACAGCAATGGTGCTGTTCTTCGACCATGACGTGTCCAAAGACTTGCCCATCTGGACGAACAAGACCTACCTCGACCGCCCCAAACTGATCAAGGGCGACGGCCCGATCATGGAATATCGCCGCTGGGCCAGACAATTCTACAGCGAGAGATCACCTCAGGTGAGTTGATCTCGCCGGAATGGGGATGATGGACGCGCGTGAGCCTCGTCGACGAAGGTGGGCTGGTCAGCACCTCGATCGCCGCGCAGGATCGGGATGCGGGCCGGTCGTGGGCTGGTCCGGGCACGCCGGTGACGTCCCGGTCAGGCGTCCGGCGGACAAGTGTCACCAGCGTGCGCGGCCAGTCCGTCGCCGATGAGGGATCATGTCGCCGAGTTGGCTGGACGCGTGGTTCACGCCGGTGTCGAGCACGGTGCCCAGGTGGAACTTGTCGCCGGAGACCGGGCCCGGACCGTAGCGGAACGCCCAGCCGCCGTGCGGGGTGCCGCCCGAGCCGTCCGGATCCTCGACAATGCCGTCGAGCGTCAGGAATTCGGCAACGATGACCTTGTGCATGGTGTCCTCCTCCGTCGGTGCTTTCGCCGGGTGGACGAGCGGCTACGGCGCCCAGGGACAGGCAGACGTTGTGGCCTACGTCACATCACTGCTGCGCTGCTCCCGGAACGGCGGCAGGCACTTCCGGCCCGGCCTGCGCGAGCCGTTGTTCGATCCGGTGCAGCACGAGGCGCTGGACCGGCGGGAGGTTCTGTTCACTCAGCTCATCCAGCAGCGCCTTCGCCCGCCGGTCGAGCCGTGGCAGCTCGCGCAGTTCCGCGGTCATCGGTTTCAGCAGGGCGGCCATATCGTCGACCAGCTGAGCGAGGTCGTCTTCCGGCGTGTTCGCGTCCAGGGCGTAGAGCCGCGCCGCGAGGGGAGCGATGGCCGGCGTGCTGGTGCTGAGCACGGCGAAGAATTCGGCACGGCCGGCCTCTTCGAGCAAGTGCCCGGCCAGTAACAGATGCTCGTGCTGGTGCCGGTTCATCGGGGGCTCCTGCGCGCCGGGCGAGCGGAGAGCGGCGAGGTCCGGGGGCAAGTCCGGCGGGGAGCCGGTGCGGCGCAGCACGGCGATGCTTTCCCGCCGCGCGGTGAGCCGGTCGATCTCGGCGGCGGTCTTCCGGTCGAGTTCGTCCAGCAGGCGCTCGGCGGCGGCCGGATCGTCCAGCACCGCGGGGATGCCGGCCAGCGGGACGCCGAGGGCGGTCAGCCGGGTGATGCGCAGCAGCCGGACCAGGTGGCCCACGTCGTACTGCCGATAGCCGCCCGCGGACCGCGGCGGTTCGGGCAACAGCCCCATCTGGTGGTAGTGGCGCAGCATGCGGACGGTGACCCCGGCAACGTCGGCGAGTTCGCTACTGAGCAACGGTTCTCTCCTTCGGCCGGGCGCGGCGACGGTTTGTGACCTGGCTCACCTTAGCGTTGACCCCGACGCGGCGTCGGAGCGTGTCGTCGTCGGCCTGGTCCCGACGAAAGGATCCGCTGTGATCGACTCGGCCGAACACGTCCAGCTCACCACAACCGACTACGCCCGCGCGGAACAGATGCTCGCGCCGTACCGGGCACGGCTCGTGCCGCGGGGCGAGGTGGTCCCGCAATGGTCGGACGACGGGGCGCGATTCTGGTACGAGGCCGGGGGACGCCACGTCCTGGTCGAGCCCGCGACGAGCACCCGGCGCGACGCGTTCGACCACGACCGGCTCGCCGCCGCGCTGTCCCGGGTGAGCGGGACGGCCGTGGAGGCCGACGATCTGCCGCTCACGTCGATCGAGTTCGAGGTCCCCGGCGTCATCCGCTTCTCCGCGTTGGACGCACGCTGGGAATGGTCGGATCAGGCCGGGACCTGCACCCGGGTCGAGGACGACCCGGTGCCGTTGCCGTGGGAGATCGCGTCGCCGGACCGGGCGTGGGTGGCGTTCCGGCGGGACGGCAACGTCTGGGTGCGCAGCCGGGACGGGGAGCAGGAGTTCGGGCTCACCGACGACGCCGAGGAGCACTGGGACTACGGCGGAGTGGCCGAGGCCGCGACCAAGGTGAAGCTGCCCCTGCTGGGGATGGATTCGCTGCTCGTGGCGGAATGGTCGCCGGACTCCACCCGGTTGATCACCCACCGGATCGATCAGCGCGAGTTGCCCGAGCAGGTCCTCGTGGAATCCAGCCCGAAGGACGGCGGACGGCCGGTGACCCACCGGGTGCGCTACCCGATGCCCGGCGACGAGGCGCAGCCGACGATGACGTGGCACGTGCTCGACGTGCGCACCAAGGAGAACCTGACCGTCCCGGGCGAACCGGAGATCCTGGGCACTCCCTACGCCCTCCAGCGCCGGTGGTGGTCGGAAGACGGCGAGACCGTGCACGTCCTGCACCAGTCCCGGGACGGGCGCACCCTCGAACTGCGCCGCCTGGACCCCGCAACCGGCGCGATGAAGACGCTGATCACCGAGACCGCCGAGACTCGCGTCGATGCCTCGCCGTTCCTGCACGTGTCGCCGCTGGTGCGCTTCCTGGATTCGGGGGAGATCCTGTGGTGGTCCCAACGCGACGGCTGGGGACACCTATATCTCTACTCGGCCGAGGGCGAGCAGCTCGGGCAGATCACCGAGGGACCCTGGCTCGTCCGCGAGGTCCTGCGGATCGACGAAGACCGCCGCCGGGTGTGGTTCCTGGCCTGCGGCCTGAGCGAGGACCCCTACGTCCGCCAGATCTGCCGGGTGGATCTCGACGGTGGCGAGTTCGCGCGGATCACCGAGGACGAACTGGACCACGACGCGATCGCCCCGCCCAACGGCGAATACCTCGTCGACCGGGCCTCCACCATCGCGCTTCCGGCCCGCTCCCGGGTGCTCGGCGCCGAGGGTGAGGTGCTGGTGGAACTGGAGGCCCCGGACACGTCCGCGCTGGAGGCAGCCGGGTGGAGCCCGCCCGAACGATTCCAGGCGCTCGCCGCCGACGGGCACACCCCGATCTACGGGCTGTTGTGGCGCCCGCACGGCTTCGACCCGGCGCGGCGGTACCCGGTCGTGGATCACGCCTATCCCGGACCCAACATTCAGCGCGCGGCGCCGGCGTTCCGCAACCTGTTCACCGGTGAGGCCGAGGCACTGGCCGCACTCGGATTCGCCGTCGTCGCGGTCGACGGTCGGGGAACTCCCTTGCGCAGCAAGGCTTTCCTTGACTACTCCTACGGCGACCTCGGCATGGCCGCGGCGCTGGACGACCACGTCGCCGCCATCCGCGAACTCGGCCGGCGCCACGCCTGGCTCGACACCGACCGGGCCGGCATCACCGGCCACTCCGGTGGCGGATTCTTCACCGCCCGGGCCCTGCTGACCCACCCCGAGTTCTACTCGGTGGGGGTCGCCCAATCCGGCGCCCACGACTTTTCGATCTACCTGCCGTTCTGGGTCGAGCACAATCACGGGGAAATCACCGAGGACAATCGCCGGGCGCTGGTCAACACGCTGTCAGCCGCCAACCTACGCGGCAAGCTCCTCCTGATAGACGGCGAACTGGACGACAATGTGCTGCCCTACCAGAGTTTGCGCCTGGTCAACGCACTCATCGACGCCGACGCCGATGTCGACATGCTGCTCATTCCCGGCGTCGAGCACAGTCTCCACGGCCGCCACCACTACGTCACGCGGCGTACTTGGGACTACCTCGTGCGCCACCTGCACCGCACGGAACCGCCGCCCTACCGCGTCGCACCGTTCCCGCCGAAGCCGATCTGGGCCATCCAGCCGAGTTGAACACGTGGATCGCGGTGTCGCCGAGGCAAGCGGCGCACCGCGATCATTTCTTTTGTGTTGCACCGGTTCGGCGGTTCCGCTCAATATTACTCGTGATCTTCCCGCTGCTATTCGCCTACTATGTTCCAGCAGGTCGTCCCATCGAGAGGTCGAGCGCAAATTCCCGGCCGCATAGACATCTGCCACTGGGGGACTGCTTATGGCTGAACCATCAGTAGCTGGGACCCTGGGCTGGCGTGCCGCGTTTCTTGGCTTCAGCGGTGAGGTGACAGCCGGACTCGAAAGTCAGTCCGACGTTCTTACCGACGCCGAAAGTAAGCTCTGCGTTATACTCATCGCGAAAGATGGACTCGTGGTTGCCTGGTTGGTTAGCGATCACCTTAGGGTGCGCGTCGAACCCATACTGATGCGCCACTTCGCCCACTGTAGCGAGCGCACGTTCCCACTGGTCGTCGCGAAACCCGCCCGTGCCGACCCAATTGCCCATTCCTCGAACAATCGCGTCGTGTGTTCGCAAGCCCGCGTTCACTGCGGCAAAGTCGTTCCCACAGGAAGCCGAGGTCTGTTCCAAGCTTTGCCGCCATTGCAACGTCGGGAATTCGGCGACTAGCCGCTGTCGTGTCTCGCCGTACATCTGTTCGTAGCGTGCACTGGCCTGGTCTATGTCGGGGCGTTTCATCAGTTCCGCGAACTGTTGTGTCCTCTGGTCCATCGTCGTCTCCCGTGGCGCGTCTGGGCCGGTGCATGCGGCGAGGGTACGGCAAGCAAGAGAGCGGGGAGCACCGGTCGGCATAGGCGTTTCATGTTGCGCAGGGGTACCCCTTGGTCATCGTGGTGGCGGCTGGGGGACGCGACCGGGCGGCGCGGGGATCGGCTGGCCCGGTGTCGGCGGCGGCGACGGAAGGGAATCCGGCGGGATATAGCTGACCTTCAGGTCAGGTCGTCCCGCGACGACACTGGCCATGTTGTATTGGCTGGTGGATTTGCCTTCTAAGTACTGGCCGTGTTCGTGTGTGACGTGTAGGGGCTGCCCGTCCACGCCCACGGCATTCTCGGTCGACAGGCGGTGGATCCCGTCCAGTGAGTCCGACGCGATCCTGCCTTGCGCGTCGTCATATGGCGAGGCCCCGAAGTGGTTGGCGACATCCAGGCTAGGCACCGGATCTTGATCTGACCAGGCCGAGAACATATGGCCCTCAGGAACTTTGAGATCGGCGCGTGAGTTGGCGCCGAGACCAGGAGAGCCGAACACCACCGCGTCGTTGACCGGGGTGTCATGCTGCAAGGCCGTTACGCCAACGCCTTCGGCGCGATATGCGCGGTCACCCGATTCAGGCACACGCGCATATCGCCAACGGCAGCTTGATGAACGAGGAGGTCGACCCATCGAGACCAACGAAGAGATCCGCTATCACTAATCATCGAATGGGAATTTGTACGGCTCCCGCCGCTCCTCGATGACCTTCCTTCTGTTCGGCACCTCTTCACCCAAAACCACAAGAGCGTCCGTACCCCCGTCCTTCCGCCACAGAGTGGGCGCAAATATCACGTGCTCCGGGTATTTCCCCCTGGCAAGCTTATGGGACATCTCGCTCGTGACGACTTGCTTCATCACTTCATCGTCAAGGGAAACACCCCATCGCCACCCGGCACATTCGTCCACAGCAAGCACAGCACCGGCTTTGACGATGCGTCGAACTTCGTCCGGCTCAAGCCATCCCGTGACGAAGTTCCACCTGCTGCCGTCAGGACCGACAACGACTTCACCGTCGTCTGCGTACTGCGGTTCTTCTTCCACCGTCAAACCATCCAACGTGATTGAGAAATTTTCCGAGCAAAAATCTCTGTGCAAGCTCGACGATACCGACCGCGCCCTCCGCTCCTGCCTTCATCTCTCTTCGCGGCCTTCTTCGCAGCTGCCTTGGTCGGCAACTTCTTGCCGGCATGCTGAGCCGGGGGCTTGTACCGAGACGTGGCCACGCAGCGAGCGCAGGTGCAACGCCTCGTTGAGGTCGCTCACGCGGGCGCGAACCGGTACTGGCTGCGGGACGTCCGCTGCCCAAGCGCGGCGAGGACGGCGAAATGCGCGGCGGATGTTTCGCCGCCCCGGTCGGGGGCCGTGACGGCCAACGGCCATCGGAACAAACAGAGATGCGTAACGCCACCGCATGGTTTCACCACGGTAGACAGGACTGTGTCGATTAGCATAGAGCCGGTTGACTGCAGAGCACCGGACGGCGGGTGCCTCCCACCACGAGGAGCGTGAGAAGTGAGCAGGACCGGTCGGACATGGACCCCCTCGGGAACTTCCGGCTGGCCGATGGGCGTGAGGTTGCGTGGGGTGAGTTCGGCGACCCGACGTCGCCGGTGGTCTTCTGGCTGCACGGCCTCGGCAATTGCCGCGTCAGTGGCAAGGGCATGCACGCGCTGGCGAGCGACGCGGGAGTGCGCATCATCGCGCCGGACCGCCCCGGCATCGGCCTGTCCTCACCTCAGCCCGGGCGGCGGATTCTGGACTACCCCGCGGATCTCACGGCGCTGGCCGACCACTTCGGTCTCGAGCAGTACCAGGTGCTCGGCATCTCGGGCGGCGGACCGTTCGCCCTGGCCTGCGCGGCCCAAGGCGACACCAGGCATTTCGCACCGTCGTGATCAGCGGCGCCGGTCAGCTGGACAAGCCGGGTGCGCTCGAGAGCTTGGGCGACACCACGAACTTCCTCCGCACAGCGGCATCCGGCCCCGAGGCCGCGATCCCGCACCTGGAGCAGCAGGCGCTGGCGGCGAACAACGTCGACAGCGCTCTGGAGGTCATCATCTCGGCCATGGCGCCGGAGGATCAGGCCTGCGCGGCCGAGAACCCCCAGGTAGTGCTCGATCTGTTCGATTCGATAGCTGCTGCCGCGGTGAACGGCGTGGAGGGGATCGCCTATGAGGCGTGGCTGCTGACCCAGCCGTGGGGCTTCGAACTCTCGGATGTCCGGGGCCCGGTGGACAGGGTATCGGCAAAGTCGGTGTGGAGGTCCGTGAAGGGGCCCTTCACGGACTCAGAGTCCGTGAAGGGCCCCTTCACAGACCCGAAACCGGTCCGGCGCACGCCACGAGGTGGCCGCACACACCTCCGCATCACCCGCTGCCGGGCCCCCGGCAGACATCAGCGGAGACATCGGGCTTCGGCCGGAGTTCCCCTTGCAGTCAAGGACAACGGGAACGCCATCAGATTCCGACCCGTTCCAGGCCTGGAACGCCGGTAGTTCAATCAGCGGGCGCTGTGATCTGCCGGTTCTTACCGAACCGGCGCATCGCTGGAACAATCGAAGGACGTGCCTCTCGGCACCGCGGAAACTGAGTCGGATCCACCGCAATCGAGCCTGCGGCCTCAATCCTCAGATCCAGGTTTCCATCCCCCGGCGACCCACCGGATAAAATCACCTCAACCCAAAAGCCACCTCAAGTACGCGGAATCCCGAACCCCGGCGTCAGAATCGCCGCCGGGTCGAACTCCGCGAGAGCGGCCGTCACCTCCGGCCAGCTGTCGCCGTAATGCGTGCGCCAGTGGCTGGGGGTCAGCGGACGCGAGCCGATCGGGTAGATCGTGGCGTCGGCGGCCTGTTCCAGGTCGTCGGCTGCCGCGGCGGTGCGGCGCAGGGTGCGGTGGATGTAGTCCGTGCCGGAGTCGGCGGGGGCGGCCCGGAGGACGTCGAACAGCAGCGTCAGCTCGCCGGGCTGGGGCGGCTGGTTCCGGCGGTGCTGGGGAAGGCGCAGGCGTGGCCGGGTGAATTTCGTGCTGTCGTGGGGAAAGACGAGGACGAACGACAGGCCGTCGGGGTGCCAGTCGTCGGCGCCCAGTGCGGTCAGCTGGTCCAGGATGATCCGGTCGGCGGTGGCGCCGGGCAGGAAGACGTCCAGCCAGATCTTGATGGTGTCGGCCCATTTTCGCCGCGCGATCCAGGCGTCGATGGTCGAGGTGATCGAGGTGATGTGGTCGAGCCAGCAGACGACGCCGCGCCCGTGGATCCGGTTTTCCGGGTGCGTGCTCCCGGACGCCTCCCGGATGATCATCTCGACGGACGCGGTGTGGTCGGCCGCCGGGTGGTCCTCGTAGACGGCCAGGTGCAGATTTGTGGTCATCGGTTCCCGGCCCCGCGGCGGCATCACCATCGCGTACACCTCGTCGAACCGGCCCGAGGTGGCGGCGTGCCGGAGGGCGTGCAGGCCTTCCTGCTGGTCGGTGAAGGGGACGACGGCGCGCCACACCAGGGGCTGGGCTGGTTCCAGCGTGAGCCGGGCGCGGGTGATCACGCCGACCTGGCCCAGCCCGGCCAGCGCGGAGTCGAACAACCGGCGGTGCTGCTCCGGAGAGCACCACACGAGTTCGCCGGTGCCGGTGGCCACCTGCAGTGCTTCGACCGAATCCACCTGGGCGCCGGCCCCCGGCTGGTTGCTGATCCCGCCCACGGTCAAGGTCCCGCCGACGCTGAGGCCCAGATATCCGGTGTGCCCACCGGCGAATCGCAATCCGCGCGCGTACAGCTGCGGCACGAGATCGGCCCAGAGGATCCCGGCTTCCACCTCCGCCCACCGCCCACGCGGATCGATCCGGACGACCCGATCCAGAGCGGTCATGTCGATCGCGACCCCGCCGAGGGCGAGCCGCTGCCCGTGCACGGTGTGCCCGGCACCCTGCGCGGCAACGGGGACCCGCAGGTCGGCGCACCTGCCGATCGTCCGCGCGACGTCGTCGGCGCTGCCCGGGCGCAGGACGGCGGCCGGGAAGCCCTGGCACACCCGCCCCATGTCCCGGCCGGCGGCCTCGATCACCTCGCGGCCGCCGAGCAGGTCGCCGTCCAGCCCGTCCACGAAGGACCGGCATATCGCGGACACCGGTCCCCACCCCCGGATGATCGGGTCGTAGCCAAGCGCGGACTGCATCAGGTCTCCAGAAGTGGTCGCGGACAAGGCATGATCGCCGAGAAGCACCCT
This Amycolatopsis sulphurea DNA region includes the following protein-coding sequences:
- a CDS encoding FAD-binding protein, which translates into the protein MQSALGYDPIIRGWGPVSAICRSFVDGLDGDLLGGREVIEAAGRDMGRVCQGFPAAVLRPGSADDVARTIGRCADLRVPVAAQGAGHTVHGQRLALGGVAIDMTALDRVVRIDPRGRWAEVEAGILWADLVPQLYARGLRFAGGHTGYLGLSVGGTLTVGGISNQPGAGAQVDSVEALQVATGTGELVWCSPEQHRRLFDSALAGLGQVGVITRARLTLEPAQPLVWRAVVPFTDQQEGLHALRHAATSGRFDEVYAMVMPPRGREPMTTNLHLAVYEDHPAADHTASVEMIIREASGSTHPENRIHGRGVVCWLDHITSITSTIDAWIARRKWADTIKIWLDVFLPGATADRIILDQLTALGADDWHPDGLSFVLVFPHDSTKFTRPRLRLPQHRRNQPPQPGELTLLFDVLRAAPADSGTDYIHRTLRRTAAAADDLEQAADATIYPIGSRPLTPSHWRTHYGDSWPEVTAALAEFDPAAILTPGFGIPRT